From the genome of Mesorhizobium japonicum MAFF 303099, one region includes:
- a CDS encoding GNAT family N-acetyltransferase produces MVDAMASFDGNRLAATEASPRALPKDAAGPSVSVAGAEGLAAYAGFCRSALYAPAQGAIWILNWAALLEPDLLVATLTLGGKPVFALALEIASQGPFRVARFMGGRHANGNFAAADPQWLATAGSAPVRSIFEAIAKARPDIDLIALERLLPDLDGTANPLASLDHFASPNLSLAVDLAGGFDALLLRASGKRKRKKHRSQMRKFDAVGSHRRIEARSPDEVERLLDAFFEMKELRFRKMGIANVFGGDQTRAFFRALFTQALAEDTPSFVLHGLEVAGKLRAITGSSRSGKRLICEFGAIAEDDLAYSSPGDFLFFDNILEACEAGFAVYDFSVGDEPYKRQWCDIETRHFEVLVPLTLKGRALAQTLRQGARLKTFVKNSPTIWKLTKVLRRKAAGQAAPAATDDEN; encoded by the coding sequence ATGGTTGACGCAATGGCGTCATTTGACGGCAATCGGCTCGCGGCGACCGAGGCTTCGCCACGCGCCCTGCCGAAGGATGCCGCCGGGCCATCGGTCTCCGTCGCGGGTGCAGAGGGGCTTGCCGCCTATGCGGGGTTCTGCCGCTCGGCGCTTTATGCGCCGGCACAGGGCGCAATATGGATCTTGAATTGGGCCGCGCTGCTCGAACCCGATCTGTTGGTGGCGACGCTCACTCTCGGAGGCAAGCCGGTCTTCGCGCTGGCCCTGGAGATTGCCAGCCAAGGCCCGTTCCGGGTCGCCCGTTTCATGGGCGGCCGCCATGCCAATGGCAATTTCGCCGCCGCCGACCCGCAATGGCTGGCCACGGCGGGTAGCGCGCCCGTCCGCTCAATATTTGAAGCCATTGCCAAGGCCCGCCCCGACATCGATCTCATCGCGCTGGAACGATTGCTGCCCGATCTCGATGGTACCGCCAATCCGCTCGCATCGCTCGATCATTTCGCCAGCCCCAATCTTTCGCTGGCCGTCGACCTCGCCGGTGGCTTCGATGCGCTGCTGCTTCGCGCCAGCGGCAAGCGCAAACGCAAGAAACATCGGTCGCAGATGCGCAAATTCGACGCCGTTGGCAGCCATCGGCGCATCGAGGCGCGCAGCCCGGACGAGGTGGAGAGATTGCTCGACGCCTTCTTCGAGATGAAGGAGCTCCGCTTTCGCAAGATGGGCATTGCCAATGTCTTCGGCGGCGACCAGACACGCGCCTTCTTCAGGGCGCTGTTCACGCAGGCCCTTGCCGAGGACACGCCCTCTTTCGTGCTGCATGGCTTGGAAGTCGCCGGCAAGCTACGCGCCATCACCGGGTCGAGCCGTTCGGGGAAACGCCTGATCTGCGAGTTCGGAGCGATCGCCGAGGACGATCTCGCCTACAGCAGTCCCGGCGATTTCCTGTTCTTCGACAACATCCTGGAAGCCTGCGAGGCGGGTTTCGCGGTCTACGATTTCTCCGTCGGCGACGAGCCCTACAAGCGGCAGTGGTGCGATATCGAAACCCGGCATTTCGAGGTGCTGGTCCCGCTGACGCTGAAGGGCCGCGCCCTGGCGCAGACGCTTCGCCAGGGCGCGCGGCTGAAAACGTTCGTCAAGAACAGCCCGACGATCTGGAAGCTGACCAAGGTGCTGCGCCGCAAGGCAGCCGGACAGGCAGCGCCCGCTGCCACGGACGACGAAAACTAG